One Dysosmobacter welbionis DNA segment encodes these proteins:
- a CDS encoding DUF378 domain-containing protein yields the protein MVIDKIALALAIIGALNWGGIGLFGFDTVAFLCGGQMAILSRIIYALVGLAGLWCITLLFRSSDEETGHARHTA from the coding sequence ATGGTGATTGATAAGATCGCATTGGCACTGGCTATCATCGGCGCCCTGAACTGGGGCGGGATCGGCCTGTTCGGCTTTGATACGGTGGCTTTCCTCTGCGGCGGCCAGATGGCCATTCTCTCCCGCATCATCTACGCCCTGGTGGGCCTGGCGGGCCTGTGGTGCATCACGCTGTTGTTCCGCTCCTCCGACGAGGAGACGGGCCACGCCCGCCACACCGCCTGA
- a CDS encoding uridine kinase family protein yields MHEEFQTVLREHLARYPLMEPQDCAKLAYQSTFGPAHAAGERGDVLRQLLGECSALPADREARPPERIGNGLCRVHLAGTGDWTLAAPLLADLLLLTAAEHHGTAADLEECLTAAEALPLPGMADWLAVYRRQGCPPVHHSPAYREAYDPHYRVLRTAYGGYFPALLAAARLARSGRPAVVAIDGRCGSGKSGLGDLMGRLLPCNVVHMDDYYLPPDRRAENWEQIPAGNMDLARFLQEVLVPAGAGAQIRCRPYDCRSGTLREGTTLPARPLTVVEGSYSQHPLLSARYDLRMFLTCAPEEQRRRLERREGAHFAAYESRWMPLEERYIRQCGPEKGCQLVIDTTEFFP; encoded by the coding sequence ATGCATGAGGAATTTCAAACGGTCCTGCGGGAGCACCTGGCCCGCTATCCGCTGATGGAGCCCCAGGACTGCGCCAAGCTGGCCTATCAGAGTACGTTCGGTCCAGCCCATGCAGCGGGGGAACGGGGAGATGTCCTCCGGCAGCTGCTGGGGGAGTGCAGCGCCCTTCCCGCAGACCGGGAGGCCCGGCCGCCGGAGCGGATCGGGAACGGTTTGTGCCGCGTTCATTTGGCGGGGACGGGGGATTGGACGCTGGCTGCGCCGCTCCTGGCGGATCTGCTGCTTCTGACGGCGGCGGAGCACCACGGGACGGCGGCGGACCTGGAGGAATGCCTGACCGCGGCGGAGGCGCTGCCCCTGCCCGGTATGGCGGACTGGCTGGCGGTGTACCGCCGTCAGGGCTGTCCGCCCGTCCACCACTCGCCGGCCTACCGGGAGGCGTATGACCCCCACTACCGGGTCCTGCGGACAGCATACGGCGGGTACTTCCCGGCACTGCTGGCGGCGGCCCGGCTGGCGCGGAGCGGCAGACCAGCCGTCGTGGCCATTGACGGCCGCTGCGGCAGCGGCAAGAGCGGCCTGGGAGACCTGATGGGGCGGCTCCTTCCCTGCAACGTGGTCCACATGGACGACTATTATCTCCCACCGGACCGCCGGGCAGAGAACTGGGAGCAGATCCCGGCTGGAAATATGGACCTGGCCCGCTTCCTGCAGGAGGTACTGGTGCCGGCAGGGGCCGGAGCGCAGATCCGCTGCCGCCCGTATGACTGCCGGAGCGGCACGCTGAGGGAGGGGACAACGCTTCCGGCCCGGCCCCTCACTGTGGTGGAGGGAAGCTACTCCCAGCACCCGCTGCTGTCGGCCCGCTATGATCTGCGGATGTTTCTCACCTGTGCGCCGGAGGAGCAGCGCCGCCGCCTGGAGCGGCGGGAGGGCGCCCACTTCGCCGCCTATGAGAGCCGGTGGATGCCCCTGGAGGAGCGGTATATCCGCCAATGCGGCCCGGAGAAGGGCTGCCAGCTGGTGATCGACACCACCGAATTTTTCCCCTGA
- a CDS encoding DUF1015 domain-containing protein, whose protein sequence is MNEKFQKLGFYPADILLPKDADMTKWAVVACDQFTSQPEYWQAVEETVGDAPSTLRLILPEAKLNDPDVDAHIADINGAMNRYLAEGVFQTLPGSLFYIERTQSDGKVRHGLIGMVDLDQYDFTPGSGALIRATEGTVLSRIPPRVRVRQDAPVELPHVMLLIDDPDRTVIEPLTAASGEMEQLYDFDLQQGGGHLKGWKLTDAQMDAVADALAAMCTPEAMEKKYGLKDAAPLLFAVGDGNHSLATAKQCYENLKKVTPEDQWADLPARYALVEVVNNHDDALQFEPIHRVLFGVEPEQVLEAMKAAYPGAHEGEGEGHTIAYTYAGHTGTITVPNPRMQLAVGTLQTFLDAYLKEHGGEVDYIHGDEVTDELGSKSGNIGFKLPAMGKEQLFKTVMADGVLPRKTFSMGHAQDKRYYVEARKIK, encoded by the coding sequence ATGAACGAGAAATTCCAGAAGCTGGGCTTTTACCCGGCGGATATCCTGCTGCCCAAGGATGCGGACATGACCAAGTGGGCCGTGGTGGCCTGCGACCAGTTCACCTCCCAGCCGGAGTATTGGCAGGCGGTGGAGGAGACTGTGGGGGACGCGCCTTCCACCCTCCGGCTGATCCTGCCGGAGGCCAAGCTGAACGACCCGGATGTGGACGCCCATATCGCGGACATCAACGGCGCTATGAACCGCTATCTGGCGGAGGGCGTCTTTCAGACCCTGCCGGGGTCCCTGTTCTATATTGAGCGCACGCAGTCCGACGGCAAGGTGCGCCACGGCCTCATCGGCATGGTGGATTTGGACCAGTATGACTTCACCCCCGGCTCCGGCGCCCTGATCCGGGCCACGGAGGGGACGGTGCTCTCCCGCATCCCACCCCGGGTACGGGTACGGCAGGACGCCCCCGTTGAGCTGCCCCACGTGATGCTGCTGATCGACGACCCGGACCGCACGGTTATTGAGCCCCTGACCGCCGCCAGCGGGGAGATGGAGCAGCTGTATGACTTTGACCTGCAGCAGGGCGGCGGGCACCTGAAGGGCTGGAAGCTGACGGACGCCCAGATGGACGCCGTGGCGGACGCCCTGGCGGCTATGTGCACGCCGGAGGCCATGGAGAAAAAGTACGGCCTGAAGGACGCGGCACCTCTGCTGTTCGCGGTGGGCGACGGCAACCACTCTCTGGCAACAGCCAAGCAGTGCTATGAGAACCTGAAGAAGGTCACGCCGGAGGACCAGTGGGCCGATTTGCCCGCCCGCTATGCTCTGGTGGAAGTGGTGAATAATCACGACGACGCCCTCCAGTTCGAGCCGATCCACCGTGTCCTCTTCGGCGTGGAGCCCGAACAGGTGCTGGAGGCGATGAAGGCCGCCTATCCCGGCGCCCACGAAGGGGAGGGCGAGGGCCACACCATCGCCTACACCTATGCAGGGCATACCGGTACCATCACGGTGCCCAATCCCAGGATGCAGCTGGCGGTGGGCACGCTCCAGACCTTCCTGGACGCCTATCTCAAGGAGCACGGCGGCGAAGTGGACTACATCCATGGCGACGAAGTGACGGACGAGTTGGGCAGCAAGTCTGGCAACATCGGCTTCAAGCTCCCGGCTATGGGCAAGGAACAGCTGTTCAAGACCGTCATGGCCGACGGCGTCCTGCCCCGCAAGACCTTCTCCATGGGCCACGCCCAGGATAAGCGGTACTATGTGGAGGCCCGGAAGATCAAGTAA
- a CDS encoding substrate-binding domain-containing protein: MKRTWRKKIGAVVALLAAVAVLGTGCGADAAGAVESRTRETRALGLLLSREDTFLLELKADIEAEAAAQGYAVRYYNAGNDPETQLRQVHEALAEGVETLLVNLADGEDSEKVADIVGDAGVVLLNRAPGTAILNERMVFVGMDEAGSGALQGHALAEYFWETDHGTDIRYLLFQGMPGQENTDARSGTAVQSLLDDGFCPIAAADYQVCGFSRERARQAMAALLEQGVDFDCVICDNDEMALGVIEALEAAGWDPGAAPIVSVDHTAEGAAALESGKLYMTVDQNPEDQARAAVAAAVNLARGRAYDDGLRELLGNDCTDPEQPFVLRVPVEAVTA, from the coding sequence ATGAAACGGACATGGAGGAAGAAGATCGGCGCAGTTGTGGCCCTGCTGGCCGCCGTGGCAGTGCTGGGTACCGGCTGCGGCGCGGACGCCGCCGGGGCTGTGGAGTCCCGGACCAGGGAGACGAGGGCTCTGGGCCTGCTGCTGTCTAGGGAGGATACGTTTTTGTTGGAGCTGAAGGCGGACATCGAAGCGGAGGCCGCCGCCCAGGGCTACGCGGTGCGGTATTACAACGCGGGCAACGACCCGGAGACCCAGCTGCGCCAGGTCCACGAGGCCCTGGCAGAAGGCGTGGAGACCCTGCTGGTGAACCTTGCAGACGGGGAGGACTCCGAAAAGGTGGCAGACATCGTGGGCGACGCAGGGGTCGTGCTGCTGAACCGGGCGCCGGGGACGGCGATCCTGAACGAGCGGATGGTGTTTGTGGGCATGGACGAGGCCGGGAGCGGCGCCCTCCAGGGGCACGCCCTGGCGGAGTATTTCTGGGAGACGGACCACGGGACGGATATCCGCTATCTGCTGTTCCAGGGGATGCCCGGCCAGGAGAATACAGATGCCCGCTCCGGCACCGCCGTGCAGAGCCTGCTGGACGACGGCTTCTGCCCCATCGCCGCGGCAGATTACCAGGTCTGCGGCTTCAGCCGGGAGCGGGCCCGCCAAGCCATGGCGGCCCTGCTGGAGCAGGGCGTGGACTTTGACTGCGTCATCTGCGACAACGATGAAATGGCCCTGGGAGTCATCGAGGCGCTGGAGGCCGCCGGCTGGGATCCGGGCGCGGCGCCCATCGTCAGCGTGGACCACACGGCGGAGGGGGCCGCCGCCCTGGAGAGCGGCAAGCTCTATATGACGGTGGACCAGAATCCGGAGGACCAGGCCCGGGCGGCGGTGGCGGCAGCCGTCAATCTGGCCCGGGGTCGGGCCTATGACGACGGGCTCCGGGAGCTGCTGGGGAACGACTGCACGGACCCGGAGCAGCCCTTTGTACTCCGGGTTCCTGTGGAGGCGGTGACCGCTTGA
- a CDS encoding ECF transporter S component, producing MKHSNFKTNVHNLVLAAMFLALALVLPFLTGQIPQIGGMLLPMHLPVFLCGLICGWRYGAVVGFVAPLMRMALFGMPPLVAAVAMAFELAAYGGIAGFLYNRSRWQCVVALYRALLAAMVGGRIVWAAVRVVMTGVASVPFTWQIFLTEALVNAIPGIILQLVFIPVLMVALDRTGMVRFRREQAGTQAAGN from the coding sequence ATGAAACACAGCAATTTCAAAACAAATGTCCATAACCTGGTCCTGGCGGCCATGTTCCTGGCCCTGGCGCTGGTACTGCCCTTCCTCACCGGACAGATCCCCCAGATCGGCGGGATGCTGCTGCCCATGCACCTGCCCGTGTTCCTCTGCGGCCTGATCTGCGGCTGGCGGTATGGCGCGGTGGTGGGATTCGTGGCCCCGCTGATGCGGATGGCGCTCTTCGGAATGCCGCCGCTGGTGGCCGCTGTGGCCATGGCCTTTGAGCTGGCGGCTTACGGTGGCATCGCGGGCTTTTTGTACAATCGGTCCCGCTGGCAGTGTGTGGTGGCCCTGTACCGTGCTCTGCTGGCTGCTATGGTGGGCGGCCGGATCGTCTGGGCTGCGGTGCGGGTGGTGATGACCGGCGTGGCCAGCGTGCCTTTCACCTGGCAGATCTTCCTGACCGAGGCGCTGGTGAACGCCATTCCCGGCATCATCCTCCAGCTGGTGTTCATTCCCGTCCTGATGGTGGCTCTGGACCGCACCGGCATGGTCCGCTTCCGCCGGGAGCAGGCCGGTACCCAGGCCGCCGGAAACTGA
- a CDS encoding helix-turn-helix transcriptional regulator: MREAELNRQRVVFTPQEAARLPQDRPYAAYICHYDWAEGEHATLMHCHERLAEVLLILKGSGRYTVDLRRYEVAAGDVVLCSGGALHDEFPQADQPYQTLCVAIGNLALADLPPYSLLSPDRCPLFHQPEQFADLKELFCLMDRYAAEREPGFQELCQHLMLASLELVRRMAAGRKEDLVTREDSTFGRVARYIDRHYAEDLSIEQLARQFYLSPYHLSHIFRQKTGYSLKQYVLRRRIGEAQMRLVNAQDSVQTISEAVGFADASYFSRIFSKYVGLTPTEYRKFRIGP; encoded by the coding sequence ATGAGAGAGGCGGAACTGAATCGGCAGCGGGTGGTGTTCACACCGCAGGAGGCGGCGCGCCTGCCTCAGGACCGGCCCTATGCGGCGTACATCTGCCACTATGACTGGGCGGAGGGAGAGCACGCCACACTGATGCACTGCCACGAGCGCCTGGCGGAGGTGCTGCTGATCCTGAAGGGCAGCGGCCGGTACACCGTCGATCTCCGCCGGTACGAGGTGGCAGCCGGAGATGTGGTGCTGTGCAGCGGCGGCGCCCTCCACGACGAATTCCCCCAGGCAGACCAGCCGTATCAGACCCTGTGCGTGGCCATCGGGAACTTGGCGCTGGCGGACCTGCCGCCATACAGCCTGCTTTCCCCGGACCGCTGCCCCCTGTTTCACCAGCCGGAGCAGTTTGCGGACCTGAAGGAGCTCTTCTGCCTGATGGACCGGTATGCAGCGGAGCGGGAGCCGGGCTTCCAGGAGCTGTGCCAGCACCTGATGCTGGCGTCGCTGGAGCTGGTCCGGCGGATGGCGGCGGGGCGGAAGGAGGATCTCGTCACCCGGGAGGACTCCACCTTCGGCCGTGTGGCCAGATACATCGACCGCCATTATGCGGAGGACCTCTCCATCGAGCAGCTGGCCCGCCAGTTTTATCTGAGTCCCTATCATCTGTCCCATATCTTCCGGCAGAAGACGGGATACAGCCTCAAGCAGTATGTCCTGCGCCGCCGGATCGGGGAGGCTCAGATGCGGCTGGTGAACGCGCAGGACAGCGTCCAGACCATCTCCGAGGCGGTGGGATTCGCGGACGCCAGCTACTTCTCACGCATCTTTTCAAAATACGTCGGCCTCACGCCCACGGAGTACCGGAAATTCCGGATCGGGCCGTGA
- a CDS encoding helix-turn-helix transcriptional regulator, translating to MDMSKAIREGRDRLGMSQEALAERLGVSRQAVSKWEMGTSVPSPENRRALSEILGTDLQVERETAPPVPLRRWKRLTLAAGLLCLALLAALGWILYSAHQDGWPPPEDPQITGVYFYDAAGQEIAKSDFGWYLFPPDSTVNVAVTFQDGREHTVDQVVLFLYPTGTGVAEERQQIGVRRIRNGRTFALFRWELPTSLYSHLEVQLECKDGQTVSASHWNVIDRDSAF from the coding sequence ATGGACATGAGCAAGGCGATTCGGGAAGGCCGGGATCGCTTGGGCATGAGCCAGGAGGCTCTGGCGGAGCGGCTGGGCGTGAGCCGGCAGGCGGTATCCAAGTGGGAGATGGGAACCTCTGTTCCCTCTCCGGAAAATCGGCGGGCGCTCTCGGAGATTTTGGGGACAGACCTTCAAGTGGAAAGAGAAACAGCGCCGCCCGTCCCTCTGCGGCGGTGGAAGCGGCTGACGCTGGCGGCAGGGCTCCTCTGCCTGGCGCTGCTGGCGGCGCTGGGCTGGATCCTTTACAGCGCGCATCAGGACGGCTGGCCGCCGCCGGAGGATCCGCAGATTACAGGCGTCTATTTCTATGATGCGGCCGGGCAGGAGATCGCCAAAAGCGACTTCGGCTGGTATCTGTTTCCGCCAGACAGCACCGTGAACGTGGCGGTCACCTTTCAGGACGGCCGGGAGCACACGGTGGATCAGGTAGTTTTGTTTCTGTATCCCACCGGCACCGGAGTGGCCGAGGAGCGGCAGCAGATCGGCGTCCGGCGGATCCGGAACGGCCGGACCTTCGCCCTGTTCCGCTGGGAGCTCCCCACCAGCCTTTATTCTCATTTGGAAGTGCAGCTGGAGTGCAAGGATGGGCAGACAGTCTCCGCCTCTCACTGGAACGTGATCGACCGGGATTCTGCCTTTTGA
- the ispE gene encoding 4-(cytidine 5'-diphospho)-2-C-methyl-D-erythritol kinase encodes MKTLTLEAPAKINLTLDILGRRTDGYHDMRMVMQAVSLGDTVTVAEAAGGFSLLTEGISLPAGKVTLEQRAADAFFHRLGRPVPGLEVRLAKRVPAYAGLGGGSADVAAVLRCLRTLYAPDLPRQALEEIGLAVGSDVPFCVRGGTCLAEGRGELLTDLPPLPDCAIVLCKPDFGLPTPELFARLDGADLGPRPDTAAMAAALARGDLAAAAACLGNVFERVLTEEEGEEIRSIKEALLRHSALGAAMSGSGPTVFGLFDDRQKAVRAKEALEGRYRQTYLAAPVKILEKME; translated from the coding sequence ATGAAGACTTTGACGCTGGAGGCCCCGGCCAAGATCAACCTGACTCTGGATATTCTGGGGCGGCGTACAGACGGCTATCACGACATGCGGATGGTGATGCAGGCCGTGTCCCTGGGGGACACCGTGACGGTGGCAGAGGCGGCGGGCGGCTTTTCCTTGCTGACAGAGGGCATCTCCCTTCCGGCGGGGAAGGTCACTTTGGAGCAGCGGGCGGCGGATGCCTTTTTCCACAGGCTGGGCCGCCCGGTGCCGGGGCTGGAGGTACGCCTTGCCAAGCGGGTCCCGGCTTATGCGGGGCTTGGGGGCGGCAGTGCGGATGTGGCGGCGGTGCTGCGGTGCCTGCGGACCCTGTACGCCCCGGATCTGCCGCGGCAGGCGCTGGAGGAGATCGGGCTGGCAGTGGGCAGCGATGTGCCCTTCTGCGTCCGGGGCGGCACATGTCTTGCAGAGGGACGGGGTGAGCTCCTGACGGACCTGCCGCCTCTGCCGGACTGTGCCATCGTACTGTGCAAGCCGGACTTCGGCCTGCCCACACCGGAGCTGTTTGCCCGGCTGGACGGGGCGGACCTGGGCCCCCGGCCGGATACGGCGGCCATGGCAGCGGCGTTGGCCCGGGGCGATCTGGCCGCCGCGGCCGCCTGCCTTGGAAATGTTTTTGAGCGGGTGCTGACGGAGGAGGAAGGGGAGGAGATCCGCTCCATCAAGGAAGCCCTGCTGCGGCACAGTGCTCTGGGCGCGGCCATGAGCGGTTCCGGCCCCACGGTGTTCGGCCTGTTTGATGACCGGCAGAAGGCGGTCCGGGCAAAGGAGGCGCTGGAGGGACGTTACCGGCAGACGTATCTGGCCGCGCCGGTAAAAATATTGGAAAAGATGGAATAA
- the thrH gene encoding bifunctional phosphoserine phosphatase/homoserine phosphotransferase ThrH — translation MNIVCLDMEGVLVPEIWIAFSEASGIPELRRTTRDEPDYDKLMTWRLGILKEHGLGLKEIQDTIAKIDPLPGAKAFLDELRATTQVIILSDTFEEFAKPLMEKLGWPTIFCNSLEVAENGEITGYKMRCEKSKLTTVKALQSIGYDTIASGDSFNDLGMIQASKAGFLFKSTEQIKADHPEIPAFEEFDDLLAAIKAAL, via the coding sequence ATGAATATTGTATGCTTGGATATGGAGGGCGTCCTGGTGCCGGAGATCTGGATCGCATTTTCAGAGGCCAGCGGCATTCCGGAGCTGCGGCGCACCACCCGGGATGAGCCGGATTACGACAAGCTGATGACCTGGCGGCTGGGCATCTTGAAGGAGCACGGCCTGGGGCTCAAGGAGATCCAGGACACCATCGCCAAGATTGATCCGCTGCCCGGCGCCAAGGCGTTTTTGGACGAGCTGCGGGCCACCACCCAGGTGATTATTCTGAGCGATACCTTTGAGGAATTCGCCAAGCCTCTGATGGAAAAGCTGGGCTGGCCCACCATCTTCTGCAACTCCCTGGAGGTGGCGGAGAACGGCGAGATCACCGGCTACAAGATGCGCTGTGAGAAGTCCAAGCTCACCACGGTGAAGGCCCTGCAGTCCATCGGCTATGACACCATCGCCAGCGGCGACAGCTTCAACGATTTGGGGATGATCCAGGCCAGCAAGGCAGGCTTCCTCTTCAAGAGCACGGAGCAGATCAAAGCCGACCACCCGGAGATTCCGGCCTTTGAGGAGTTTGACGACCTGCTGGCGGCCATCAAGGCGGCGCTGTAA
- the spoIIR gene encoding stage II sporulation protein R, translating to MKTAAKRERKTLRIVELALLLGAAAFLMTGVWALNTQRDLADKVVRLHVLANSDTEEDQALKLLVRDAVLERATEILEQSADRAEAEIRLRESLPELEAIAEETVRANGYDYAVTAELEDTAFPTKEYDGFSLPAGEYLALRILIGEGVGQNWWCVVFPPLCTAASADVPETALAAGLTEDQVSLMTEEDGGYQLKFKAVELWERLKAALE from the coding sequence ATGAAAACAGCTGCAAAGCGTGAGCGAAAGACTCTGCGGATCGTGGAACTGGCCCTGCTGCTGGGTGCGGCGGCGTTTCTGATGACCGGCGTCTGGGCGCTGAACACCCAGCGGGACCTGGCGGACAAGGTGGTGCGGCTCCATGTGCTGGCCAACTCTGATACGGAGGAGGACCAGGCACTGAAGCTCCTGGTCCGGGATGCGGTGCTGGAGCGAGCCACGGAGATTCTGGAGCAGTCGGCGGACCGGGCGGAGGCAGAGATTCGCCTGCGGGAGAGCCTGCCGGAACTGGAGGCCATCGCCGAGGAGACGGTACGGGCCAACGGCTATGACTACGCCGTGACGGCGGAGCTGGAGGACACGGCCTTTCCCACCAAGGAATATGACGGCTTCTCTCTTCCAGCCGGGGAGTATCTGGCCCTGCGGATTCTGATTGGGGAGGGCGTCGGACAGAACTGGTGGTGTGTGGTGTTTCCGCCCCTGTGCACCGCTGCCTCCGCGGACGTGCCGGAGACGGCCCTGGCCGCTGGCCTGACGGAAGACCAGGTCAGCCTGATGACGGAGGAGGATGGCGGCTACCAGCTGAAATTCAAGGCCGTGGAGCTGTGGGAGCGCCTGAAGGCGGCGCTGGAGTGA
- a CDS encoding cation:proton antiporter, whose translation MTYHYLMDLALILLSTKVLGILTKRIQMPQVVGALVAGLILGPAMLNVLSETEFLTQLSELGVIVLMFSAGMGTDIQELKHSGKAGFLVALLGVIVPLVLGTGLAMFADRTGMIETSGFLEDVFIGTILTATSVSITVETLKEIGKLDTKVGNTILAAALIDDVLGLIALTIVSSLSGGQDSIALVLLKIVLFFVFSAVVSFLAHKFFCWLMALWPGRERRRYPVLAFVLCLLMAYCAEEFFGVADITGAYVAGLVISCTPKSSYIQSKFEPLSFLLLTPVFFASVGIKAKVDGMTGSLVLFSILLLLISVATKIVGCGLGAKLCHFTGKESLQVGVGMVCRGEVALIVANRGLELGVLSGTLMAPVIITVVGGTILTPILLKLVFRHDGQPASAADSNLADHYEKMEQLDIVSAELLARDQKYLKEGEHGGDKDRG comes from the coding sequence ATGACGTATCATTATCTCATGGACCTGGCGCTGATCCTGTTGAGCACCAAGGTGCTGGGCATCCTGACGAAACGCATCCAGATGCCACAGGTGGTGGGCGCACTGGTGGCCGGACTGATTCTGGGCCCGGCTATGCTGAACGTACTATCAGAAACGGAGTTCCTCACCCAGCTCAGCGAGTTGGGCGTGATCGTACTGATGTTCTCCGCCGGCATGGGCACCGATATCCAGGAGCTGAAGCACAGTGGCAAGGCAGGCTTCCTGGTGGCCCTGCTGGGCGTGATCGTTCCACTGGTCCTGGGTACGGGGCTGGCGATGTTCGCTGACCGGACCGGCATGATTGAGACCAGCGGATTTTTGGAGGATGTGTTCATCGGCACCATCCTTACTGCAACTTCCGTCAGCATCACAGTGGAGACACTGAAGGAGATCGGCAAGCTGGATACCAAGGTGGGCAACACCATTCTGGCGGCGGCTCTGATCGACGACGTGCTGGGCCTGATTGCCCTGACCATCGTCAGCAGCCTGTCCGGCGGACAGGACAGCATCGCCCTGGTGCTGCTGAAGATCGTGCTGTTCTTCGTGTTCTCCGCTGTGGTCTCCTTCCTCGCCCACAAGTTCTTCTGCTGGCTGATGGCCCTGTGGCCCGGCCGGGAGCGGCGCCGCTATCCGGTGCTGGCCTTTGTGCTGTGCCTTCTGATGGCTTACTGCGCGGAGGAGTTCTTCGGCGTGGCGGACATCACCGGCGCCTATGTGGCGGGCCTGGTGATCTCCTGCACCCCCAAGTCCTCCTATATCCAATCCAAGTTCGAGCCGTTGAGCTTCCTGCTGCTGACGCCGGTGTTCTTCGCCAGCGTGGGCATCAAGGCAAAGGTGGACGGCATGACCGGCAGCCTGGTGCTGTTCTCCATTCTCCTGCTGCTGATTTCTGTGGCCACCAAGATCGTCGGCTGCGGCCTGGGCGCAAAGCTCTGTCATTTCACTGGCAAGGAGAGCCTGCAGGTGGGCGTGGGCATGGTCTGCCGCGGCGAGGTGGCGCTGATCGTAGCCAACCGGGGTCTGGAGCTGGGAGTGCTGTCCGGGACCCTGATGGCACCGGTCATCATCACCGTGGTGGGCGGCACGATCCTCACACCCATCCTGCTGAAGCTGGTATTCCGGCACGACGGACAGCCGGCCAGCGCGGCGGACAGCAATCTGGCAGACCACTATGAGAAGATGGAGCAGCTGGATATCGTCTCCGCAGAGCTTCTGGCCAGGGACCAGAAATACCTGAAAGAAGGGGAGCACGGCGGAGACAAGGACCGCGGCTGA